A window of the Haloarcula litorea genome harbors these coding sequences:
- the fen gene encoding flap endonuclease-1, which produces MGNADLRSLAAIEDVAFEDLEGSVVAVDAHNWLYRYLTTTVKFTADGKYTTSDGEEVANLVGVVQGLPKFFEHDLTPVFVFDGAVTDLKDDEVEKRREQRERYEAELEEAREAGDSVRAAKLDSRTQRLTDTIVETTRELLGLLDVPVVDAPAEGEGQASYMARQGDVDYVGTEDYDALLFGAPFTLRQLTSKGDPELMDFEATLADHDLTWEQLVDAAILMGTDFNEGIAGIGPKTAVTEIREHGTLAAVLDARGEHIEHADRIQRLFLDPAVTDDYEVRTDLEPDVDAARRFVTGEWEVDADEVARGFERIEESVVQTGLDRWS; this is translated from the coding sequence ATGGGTAACGCAGACCTCCGCTCGCTGGCGGCCATCGAGGACGTGGCCTTCGAGGACCTCGAGGGCAGCGTCGTCGCCGTCGACGCCCACAACTGGCTGTACCGGTACCTGACGACGACGGTCAAGTTCACCGCCGACGGGAAGTACACCACGAGCGACGGCGAGGAGGTGGCGAACCTCGTCGGCGTCGTCCAGGGGCTGCCGAAGTTCTTCGAGCACGATCTGACGCCGGTGTTCGTCTTCGACGGCGCAGTGACGGACCTCAAGGACGACGAGGTCGAAAAGCGCCGCGAACAGCGCGAGCGCTACGAGGCGGAACTAGAGGAAGCCCGGGAGGCCGGCGACTCGGTCCGCGCCGCGAAGCTCGACTCCCGGACCCAGCGACTCACCGACACCATCGTCGAGACGACCCGGGAACTGCTGGGGCTGCTCGACGTTCCCGTCGTCGACGCGCCGGCCGAGGGGGAGGGGCAGGCGTCCTATATGGCCCGGCAGGGCGACGTCGACTACGTCGGGACCGAGGACTACGACGCGCTGCTGTTCGGCGCGCCCTTCACGCTGCGCCAACTCACCTCGAAGGGCGACCCGGAGCTGATGGACTTCGAAGCGACGCTCGCAGACCACGACCTGACCTGGGAGCAACTGGTCGACGCGGCCATCCTGATGGGGACGGACTTCAACGAGGGGATCGCCGGCATCGGGCCGAAGACCGCCGTGACGGAGATCCGGGAACACGGGACCCTCGCTGCGGTCCTCGACGCTCGCGGCGAGCACATCGAACACGCCGATCGTATCCAGCGACTGTTCCTCGACCCCGCGGTGACCGACGACTACGAGGTGCGGACGGATCTCGAACCCGACGTCGACGCCGCCCGGCGGTTCGTCACCGGGGAGTGGGAGGTCGACGCCGACGAGGTCGCTCGGGGGTTCGAGCGGATCGAGGAGTCGGTGGTCCAGACGGGGCTGGACCGCTGGTCGTAG
- a CDS encoding GNAT family N-acetyltransferase, with protein sequence MEFALLGWPEDGHRLRLDHEQFAYAGKFVMTSTGKAVVGDDGVVAAAAFDADRTDPDTLVVRYVTVRRDRQGERIGARLLRFVRDRAAERGYDRVTIGVNNPFSYQAAYRAGFRYTGDQRGMAELTLAWPGDRRPERYRAGLDVFRDRDLSPAEESFLAEKRDASPPPVVDLPV encoded by the coding sequence ATGGAGTTCGCCCTGCTGGGCTGGCCCGAGGACGGCCACCGTCTCCGGCTCGACCACGAGCAGTTCGCCTACGCGGGGAAGTTCGTGATGACGTCGACGGGGAAGGCGGTGGTGGGCGACGACGGCGTGGTCGCGGCGGCCGCCTTCGACGCCGACCGGACGGACCCCGACACGCTGGTCGTCCGCTACGTCACCGTCCGTCGGGACAGACAGGGCGAGCGGATCGGGGCCCGACTCTTGCGGTTCGTCCGCGACCGGGCGGCCGAGCGGGGCTACGACCGCGTGACCATCGGCGTCAACAACCCCTTCTCCTACCAGGCCGCGTACCGGGCGGGCTTTCGCTACACGGGCGACCAGCGGGGGATGGCCGAACTGACCCTCGCCTGGCCCGGCGACCGGCGTCCGGAGCGGTACCGGGCCGGACTGGACGTCTTCCGGGACCGCGATCTCTCGCCGGCCGAGGAGTCGTTCCTCGCCGAGAAGCGGGACGCGTCGCCGCCGCCCGTGGTCGATCTCCCGGTCTGA